The following DNA comes from Anaerostipes rhamnosivorans.
AATGGTGCCCAGTTTAATGGAAGAAGAGAAAAAGATGATACATTGAGGCTTACCCTGGCAGTAGGGGAGGCTTTGAGAGAAAGAGGAGTTCCGGTCCAGTATACCAGGCAGACCGATATCTATCAGTCCCCGACGGAAAAAGCCAGGATTGGAAATGAGAGCGGAGCGGATTTTTTTGTGTCTATCCACAGGAACTCCAGTCCCCTTCCAAATACTTATAGCGGTGTGGAGACGTTGGTGTACAATGACAGCGGGATCAAGGCAGAGATGGCCAGGAATGTAAACCGAAGACTGAGTGAGGTGGGATTTAATGATTTGGGAGTGAAAGAACGCCCCGGACTTGCGGTGCTCAGAAGGACGAATATCCCTGCGATTTTGATCGAAGTTGGTTTCATCAACACAGAAAAGGATAATGAACTGTTTGATTCAAGGTTCAATGACATTGCGAATGCCATCGCCGACGGGATCGTTGATACGATCGGATCAGGGCAGCAGGAGCTTGCCAGCACCTATCGGGTACAGATCGGACTGTTCCGGAACCTTTCCAACGCACAGTATGCGTTAAATGAAGCTCTGTCCCAGGGATTTGACGGGGAGATTGTGTACCAGGAGCCCTTTTATGCCGTACAGCTGGGAGAATTTAAGACATTAGATGAAGCAGTACAACTTGAAAATGAATTGAAGCGAAGAGGATATGACACTCTGGTCATTAAAAAATAAGGAGGATATGATTTGTTTTATGTGAGATCAACGGACGGAATAAAAATATCAGTTTACGATTATAATCCATTTGGTGAGGAAACTGTTGTTTTGATCCACGGATGGCCCTTGTCCCACCTGATGTATGAATATCAGATCGAACTTTTATGCCAATGCGGCTACCGGGTCGTAACTCTGGATCTGAGAGGGTTTGGAAACTCGGATACTCCCTGCTTTGGCTACTCCTATGATCAAATGTCACAGGATATTTTCCAGGTGGTCAGAAGGCTGAAATTAAAGAATTTTACGCTGGTGGGATTCTCCATGGGCGGCGCGATCGTCCTTCGTTATATGAGAAGATTCAAAAGCTTTGGCGTGAAAAAGCTCATTCTCTTGGCAGCGGCGGCACCGTCCTGGACAAAAAGAAAAGACTTCCCATATGGGCTGACCAGAGAATATGTCAACGAGCTAATCGAACTGGCAGAGACTGACCGGCCGCAGCTGTGCTATAATTTCAGCCATGAACAGCTGTTTGCAAGTCCCCAGTCAGATCCTGCCATAAACTGGTTTGAGCAAATCGCTCTCTCCGCATCGGGTTTGGGAACCATTCAAGCGGCAGTTTCTTTGAGAGACGAAGACGGAAGAGAAGATCTGAAGACTGTTCATGTGCCTACTTGGATTATCCACGGTAAAAAGGACGTTGTGGTGTCAAATGATCTGGTAAGGATCCAGCAGGAAAGTATCTGTGATTCCAAGCTGATACAGCTGGATGACAGCGGACACGGTATTGTGTACGATCAGCTGGAGTTATTTAACAAGTATTTTATGAAGGCGATCAGAGCATAAGCGGCGGATGGAAAGGCTGTTATAAAATGAAATGTTTCATACAGGTTATCAGAGCTTGTTGAAATCTTACATTTTGTAACAGCCCTTTTTCAGTGTTAAAGGCGGAATCAAACTGTGATATATCTAGTCTGTTTAACTTTTTTTAAGATGATTCAAAAGTAGGTTTCGCAGCTACCCTGATTTGTATCCTTCTTGTCCTGTTTGAGATTAACTTAAATGTAAAACAGATACGCTGATTATCGCCTAAACACTAGGGTTATAAGCAATGATGTAGAGTTTTAGAGCCTAGTTTACTACTAATTTACCACTTACGAAAGAACTTTGATATGACTACACAAATTAGACACCTTATTGGTGTCTTTTTATTTGGGAAAAGCGGTCAATCATATAGACTAACCGCTGTGGTACATTGCATATTTAGCTGACAAACTGAAAGTTGTCTATTGTTTATTTCTTCTACAATATGTACCAGAAGCGACAAAAACTAATAGCAATAATATAAGAATACATGGTAATCCTACACGAACAGCAAATGCTTCTGTGTCAATATATCCCGTTATTCCAATCACTATTGCCACCCCAAAACAAAACACGGAAAAACACCTGTTCAATCTTTTTTCATCGTACTTTGCTTTATCTTCATTACTCGCAGTATTATATCCAGCGATAAGATAGCCACCTTTACCAAACGCAAACACTATTCCCATTATTGCAAATACCACTGTAAGAATTATTATCACAATCATTTTATTTGTCCCCTTCTCAACTTCAAATTTATAGAGATATTATACAGCTATTATGTAACACTGGCAATGGTATCATAGTCATATTAAAAATTTCTTTTTACTTATCTTCAAATGCGGATTCGTTTATTTCTGGAAACGCTTCTTGGGGGCTGTAGAACCTTTGAAGCTCCATATGGAAACACCGTACAACACCCTATTGGAAACCCAGCGCTGGCTCAAAGAGGATGGCGTATTATCTGCAGTCAAGGCGTTTCATTTATTAGAGTTCAACAAGGCGTTGGACGATTTAGAACGGATGGAAGATAAGCTGAAACAGGTCAGATTCAGTTCTGCGCTCGGCAACAAGCTGACAGGTCATTTACAGCGGATAGATCATGAAGAATTGATATTCCCATGTGCAGTATGATATAAAGAAAGATTAGGTGGTTCTTATAGAAAAAAGCAACAGGGATATTCCAGTATAGGAGCGTTACACGCTGACCATAGAAGAAGCGTCACGCTACTTCCTCATTGGAGAAAACAAAATGCGGAAACTGGTGGAAGAAAATAGAAATGCAGGCAGGCTCTTTCCCATGCGGAAAGGAGCATGATAGCATGTCAGAAAAGAGAAGAGATAACAAAGGCCGCATTTTAAAGACCGGAGAGAGTCAGAGAACAGACGAAAGATAGTTATACAAATATATAGATACCTTTGGAGTACCGCAATCGGTGTACTTATGGAAACTTACTGCTACGGACACCGTACCGAAAGGGAAACTTGAATCCTAAGAGCTTACAGTACATCATGGGTCATTCCAATATCAATATCACGCTGAATCTGTATCCCCATGCGTCACTGGACGGTGCAAAGGCTGAAATGATAAGTATGATAGCTTAGGGAATTTACAACTTATTTACCACTTTCCAAAGGCAAAATATGAGAATTTATGAAAAGAAATGTGAAGTATCTACCGATAGTAAAAATGCCCGTAAAGCCGATAGAATAAGGCTTTACGGACATATAAAAAGTTATAAAGAGATAAATACTTGTTTTAAGTTTCTCTTTAAAACAAAAATATAAAAAAGCAGAAGAGAAGGAGAATCGGAACTGATGGCTGTTTTTTGTCCCATAGGAAAGTTCTACGAACCTCCCTATGGAACCTAAAAGCCCTGCGGCACTGTGTGCATCAATGCGTGAGCAAACTATTTGACAACGTTGTTCCTTTATAATGAAAATAGATGAGTTGCAATATTAAAGTAAATCAGGATGGAGCAGGTGTCCACCAGCGTCGTGATAAGCGGCGCCGCCATAATGGCCGGGTCCAGCCCGATCTTTTTTGCCAGCAGGGGCAGACAGCAGCCCACGATCTTGGCCAGGATGATCGTAGCGATCAGGGAAAGGCCGATGAGTACAGCCATCCTTAAGCTGTGGTACATGAGCATAATGCGCAGCCCATTGACTGCAGCCAGCACAAAACCGACTAAGATAGCCACCCGGAATTCCTTAAATACGACCTTGAAGAAATCGTGGAAACGGATTTCATCCACGGCGATTCCACGGATGATCAGGGTGGAACTTTGAGAACCGCAGTTGCCTCCGGTGTCCATCAGCATGGGGATAAAGGATACCAGCAGGGGAAGTGTCTGGAACGCATCTTCATACTTGGTGATGATAGCCCCGGTGATGGTGGCGGACAGCATGAGCACTAGGAGCCATAGAATCCTGTGCCTGGCATGGCTTAGGACAGAGGTACCAAAATAGGAATCCTCATTGGGCTGCATAGCGGCCATGATGGACATGTCTTCTTCCACTTCGTCCTGCCATACTTCCATCGCATCGTCAAAGGTCACGATGCCCACCATACAGTGTTCACAGTCTACTACGGGAATGGCCAGTAATCCATATTTATGGAACAGTTTGCTGACATTTTCTTTATCCTCATGGGTGTTTACATAGATCAGGTTGGTCTCCATGATATCCTGAATCAGTACATGTTCCTCATTGAGTAGAAGACTTTTGGCAGTCACGATGCCAAGAAGTTTCTTTTGTTCGATCACATAACAGGTATAAATGGTCTCCTGGTCAATTCCCACCCGCTTGATCTTTTTCAGCGCCTGTTCCACGGTCATGTCCTTTTTCAGGTCAATGTATTCCACCGTCATAATGCTTCCGGCACTGTCCTCCGGATATTTTAAAAGCCGGTTGATGGTCTGGCGGGTCTCCTTGTCTGTTACATCCAGAATCTGTTCCACTACATTGGCAGGCATCTCCTCAATGATATCTACCGTGTCATCCATATACATATCATCAAACAGTTCTTTGATCTCTGTCCGGGTAAAAGCATTGATCAATGTCTCCTGCATGTGAGAAGACATTTCAGTAAAGACTTCCGCTGCTTTTTCTTTTTGTATCAGGCGGAATAAAATAGTGTATTCTTTTTCTGTAAAGTTTTCTAATAAAGATGCTAAGTCTACGTTGTTCATAGAATTGAGCACAACTTTTAAGGCAGGATACTCCCGCCCTGTGAGCAAAGCTCTGATATTCTGGTCTCTCATGTTTCTTTCTCCTTTTCTGAAGTTTTGAAGATTAAAACATGAACGAAAATCCCTTCCCTGTATCTAAGAAACAAAAGGCAGGAGGTTTGGATTTTTCATTCATGTCGTATTGACTTCGGGGCGAATCCATTCTCTCACATCCTTTCTTTAATCATAGTTTTGGATTTTCACCATCCTTATCAGGATACCTTTCCGCGGAAAAACTGTCAAGAACAAGGGAAGAAAGTTGACAGTAAAACAGAAAAAGTGAGATAATATAAATACTGGAAAATCATTCAATTAAAGGAGGTATTTCTATGGACAGTATCGACTACAGGCAAGAGATAGGATTTTATCTAAATGGAAGGAAATGTGACTTTACCAAAGATGTGATGAATTCATTTCCACACAGAGATGCAAATGATCTCTGCCATGGCATCAGCTTTCACTGTATGGCGCAAGGTCTGGTCAATGCCATGAATTTTTATAATTTTTATATCCGGTCTTCTGACCATGAACGCAGTGAAACCCGGGCGATGACGCTCAGATTTATCATAGGAATGATCATTAGTACTAAGCGCATGAAGATGAAGGAGGAAGAAATTCAGAATTTTGTTGTGAACGGTATCAAGTCGGATACAGGAAGTCTGTTGAATGATTACCGTCCCCATCTGAGAGGGCTGATGTATAGTATGGAATTGCTGGATCAGACTCAGCAGGCCGCAGAATGGGTGATCGAGACGCATATGCACCATTGTACATACTATGTGAATCATATTTTAGATCTTCTTTATAATGAAAAGACAAATCTGGACTATGGATACTCCGTGTGGAACCGTTCCCTTCAGGATGCGTTTGATGCGTCTGCATGTAATTATGACAGAGCTAGTCAAAGATTTGTCATAACCAATGAACAGGATTGTATTGCTGTGAGCAATCTGTTGACGTACACATTGGGAGAGGCAGATGGATTGGAGAACACGGAGAATGCACTTTTCTTCTATATGACAGTCATTGGAGAAAACGCTATGTTGTATAGCAGCCGGAATGATCCGGGACTGTTCCAGCCGGCAACGGCAGTGGGACCATGCAGTGTGCAGATTTCGTACTATAATTACATAACAAATCAAATGGAAGATATCCCGATGGCCTGAAATGACATTTTCTAAATGATTTCAGGAGGGATTAGACGGAAAGATAGAAAGCAGTAGACTACGGTAGTTTTTCTCCATTGTCGGAAGGAGGCCTTTCCAGAGTCGACTGGAGATAATGGAGAAAAACTCATGAGACAATCTTTCTTCCCATATAATTAGTACATAGAAGATGAACAGGGGATGGACAGATTGAACAAGAAAAAACTGATCACAGGTTTTATATGTATCATAGTTTTAGGGCTGTCATTGCTCGGTGGAGGCAATGCGGCCCTTTCTGTCTGGAATCAAAATGTGAGGATCTTAAATCCTTCAGACAACAAGGAATTGCCTATTTACTGTGTGGATACGAAGAAAAAGGAAATCAGTCTGACCTTTGACACGGCATGGGGAAATGAGGATATAGACCAGATCTTAAAGCTGCTGAAAAAAGAAAATGTAAAGGCTTCTTTTTTCTTCTCCGGTGACTGGGTGCAGCGTTTTCCGGGAGACGTAAAAAAGATTGCCAAAGCAGGCCATGACATCGGGAACCATGGAGATAACCACAAATATATGACCAAGCTGTCTTCCGATGAGCAGAAAAAAGAGATCCTGGGGGCACACAGTAAGGTCCAGGCTGTCACAGGGGAACAGATGGTGCTTTTCAGGCCGCCTTATGGGGATTATGACGAGACTGTGGTGAAGACGGCCAGAGAACTGAATTATGAAGTGATCCAGTGGTCTGTGGACAGCCTGGATTGGAAAGATATCTCAAAGCAGGATATCATAAAGCGGGTATGTGATAATAAAAAAATGGAAAACGGAGCGATCATCCTGATGCACACCGGTACGGTTTATACCAAGCAGGCGCTGCCTGTTATTATCCAGCGTTTGAAGTCTGAGGGATACCGTTTTGTCCCGGTTTCCCAGATGATCTTAACAAAAAACTTCTATATTGACCCGGAGGGCAAACAGCGCAGAAAATAAATTCTTATACCAATTTAATGTGAAATATGATAACATCTAGGTATCGCAGAAACACTGTGAAATACAAGATTAGAAGGTGACTTAGATGGTATTTCGGTTTGATATGAATGATTTGAATCGGGTCAAGAATTTTAAATTCGGAAAGATGAAAAAGAAAACAATTGTCATGGGAGTGCTGGCTGTACTTATTTTAGCCGGACTGTATTTTTACGTTGCACTTCCTGCGCTTAACTTTCAGGAGACTGGTATCTGGATGGCGTTGATCGCTGTGTTGGGAGTGCTGACGGCGTGGGCGGCAGTAAAAGGGCTGGGTCAGAAGTCCAAGGTATTTACGCTGTTTTCTACTCTGCTTGTTGTCGTCATTCTCATATTTGTGGTGGGAATGATCCTCTCAAGCCAGTTGGTGTCCTCCAAGAAGTATGCCAGCAGACTGAAGGTAGAGAATAAGAAGTTTGAGAACGATATGAAAGAGACGGAAACGATCACGGATATTGCCCTGATGGACACAGAAGGTGCAAGGATTATCGGTGACCGTGCCATCGGTTCTCTGTCCGATGTGGTGAGCCAGTATGAAGTCAGCGATGACTATACACAGATTGATTACAACGGTCAGCCGATGAAGGTGGCGCCGCTTAACTATGCCAGCTTCATACGGTACATTAACAACCGCAAGGCGGGGATCCCGGGTTATGTCCAGGTAGATCCGATCAGTAACGAGGCAAAATACGTGAAGCTCAAAAAGCCTATGAAGTATTCGCCTTCCGCTTATTTTTCAAGGAATCTTCAGAGACATCTGAGATTCCAGTATCCTACTGCGATTTTCCAGGGATACTACTTTGAGATCGACAATCAAGGAAATCCATATTATATCTGGCCGGTGTTGAAGTCAAACGCGGGATTGTTCGGTGCCAAGGATGTAAAGGGTGCAGTCATCAGCGACCCGGTTACCGGAAAAAGCACCTATTATGATGCCAAGGATATTCCGAGATGGGTGGACCACGTGCATGATGGAAAGCTGCTCCTCCAGAAATATAACTGGAAAGGACTGCTGTCAAACGGATATATTAACAGTGTATTCGGGAAAAAGGGATGTAAGATTGCCACAGACGATTACGGCTATCGATCCATTGACGGTGATATCTGGGCTTACACAGGCGTCACTTCGGTAAACGGCGACCAGTCCAATATCGCGTTTGTACTCATGAATATGAGAACGGCCGAGTCTAAGTATTACGCGGTTTCTGGTGCCAATGAGCAGTCAGCTATGAAGGCGGCTGAGGGGCAGGTGCAGAACCTTAGATATTCCGCAGCGTTCCCTGCGCTGATCAATGTAAACGGAGAGCCAACCTATGTCATGATACTGAAAGATAAGGGCGGACTGGTGAAGATGTTTGCCATGGTCAATGTACGAAAGTACAATATCGTTGCCACCTCCACGACTCAGAACGGGGTCCAGAAGGAATATAAGAGGCTTTTAAAAGAGCAGGGCATTATTTCTGCCAAAGAAGCCGCAGCCGCAGAGTCTGTGACGACAAAAGAGATCACGGTTAAGAAGATTGATTTCATCCCGATCGAAGGGAATACCTATGTCTATATTACAGATAAGGACGGGAATATTTATAAAGAAGAGTTTTCTAAAAATGAGAAAGCGATCAAGTGGAGTGCCGGGGACAAGATCAAGATCACTTACGAGGAAGACGAGAGCGGCATTTATCAGATAACACAATAGCTGGCGGCTTTGTATTTGACAAAATACAAAAAAATACTTGATTTTTCAAAAGAATCATTGTATCTTATACCTAGCGGAGTAATGACAAAGGCGTCAAACGATTCGAGGATTGTTTGGCGTCTATTTTTTTATATACCGCAGGTTTTATCTAGTGTAGAACGTTCTGTGCAGAATGCACATTCGTATACCTTATCGCGCGGAGCGCGCCAAGCCCTGAAAGGGCATAAAATACGGTGTGCCCTGTGGGTATAATTTGAAGTCCATATCAGGAAAGGGAGAAATATCTTATGAGCGAAAAAAGAAGTGTTTCAGAAATGTTCGGATGTAACGTGTTTAACGACTGCGTTATGCGGGAGAGGCTTCCAAAGGCAGTGTACAAAGACCTGAAGAAGACCATCGAAGAAGGAACAGATCTAAATCCTGAAATCGCAGATGTTGTTGCCAACGAGATGAAGGAGTGGGCCCTTGAAAAAGGTGCGACCCATTTTACCCACTGGTTCCAGCCTATGACCGGTGTGACAGCGGAAAAGCATGATGCTTTTATCACTCCGACAGAAGACGGAAAAGTGCTTCTTGAGTTCTCCGGGAAAGAACTGATCAAAGGAGAGCCGGATGCATCCTCCTTCCCGTCAGGAGGCTTGAGAGCGACTTTCGAGGCAAGAGGATATACCGCATGGGATTGTACCTCACCGGCATTTATCAAAGAGACACCGGATTCTACCATCCTCTGTATCCCGACCGCTTTTTGTTCTTATACAGGAGAGGCATTGGATAAGAAGACACCGCTTCTTAGGTCCATGCAGGCCCTGGATATCCAGGCGACAAGACTGCTCCATCTGTTAGGAAAGAAAAATGTCAAAAATGTCAATACATCCGTAGGACCGGAACAGGAGTATTTTCTTGTAGATAAAGAAAAATATTTACAGAGAAAAGACTTGATCTTTACAGGCCGTACACTGTTCGGGGCGATGCCGCCGAAGGGACAGGAAATGGATGACCACTATTTTGGTATTATCCGTGAGAGAATCGGAAAGTTCATGAAGGAGCTCAATGAAGAGAGCTGGAAGCTGGGAATCACCGCAAAGACCCAGCACAACGAAGTAGCTCCTGCACAGCACGAACTGGCACCGATCTATGCGTCCAACAACATCGCTACCGACCACAACCAGCTTCTGATGGAGACCATGCGCCGTGTGGCAGAACGTCAGGGACTCAAGTGCCTGCTCCATGAAAAACCATTTAAGGGTATCAACGGCTCCGGTAAGCACAACAACTGGTCTCTTGTGACCAATACAGGAAAGAATCTTCTGGAGCCGGGAGAAACACCTCATGACAACCAGCAGTTCCTTCTGATTCTTTCAGCGATCATCAAGGCAGTGGATGAACATGCAGACCTGCTCCGTATGGCAGCCTCCACACCTGGAAATGACCACCGCCTGGGAGCCAACGAGGCACCTCCAGCGATCATTTCCATCTTCTTGGGAGAACAGCTTGAGGATGTGGTAAAACAGCTGGTGACAAGAGGAGAGGCTACAAGATCTAAGCACGGAGACAAACTGGCATCCGGGGTACATACTTTGCCTGACTTTGAAAAAGATGCCACAGACCGTAACCGTACATCACCGTTTGCATTTACCGGAAACAAATTTGAATTCCGCATGGTAGGATCCACCCAGTCCATCTCAGATCCGAACGTGGTGCTAAATACCATCGTGGCAGACGCACTGGCAGAGGTCTGCGATGAGTTGGAGAAGGTAGACGGAGATCTTCAGGATGTGATGATGGAAGCCCATGAGATTACGAAAAGAATGCTCACAGACCACCAGAGAGTCATCTTCAACGGGGATGGATACTCTGACGCATGGGTCAAAGAGGCTGAGAGAAGAGGACTTCCGAACATCAAGTCCATGGTTGAGGCCATCCCTGCATTGATCCAGGATAAGTCTGTTAAAATGTTTGAAAAATTCGGTGTATTCACAAAGGCAGAGTTGGAATCTCGTGTGGAGATCCTCTATGAGCAGTATGCACAGACCATTAACATTGAAGCGCTTGCGACGCTGGATATCGCCAAGAAACAGATCGTTCCTGCAGTTATGAAGTATCAGAAGACTCTGGCAGATTCTGTGGCAGTCTTAAAACAGACAGGACTGGACACAACGGTACAGGAATCTCTTTTAAATGATATTACGGAAAATCTGAAAAAATTATATGCAGCCATCGGTGTGCTAGAAACAGAGACAGATAAAGCTCAGTCCATGGAAGATGCAGCCGAGCAGTCTTGCTATTATCACGATGTAGTATTTGCGTGCATGGACAGTGTCCGTGAACCTGCAGATAAGCTGGAAATGCTTGTGGCAAAAGAAGACTGGCCAATGCCAAGCTACGGAGATTTGATCTTTGAAGTTTAAGAATTACATTTAACGATGTCCTGCCGGAGGAGATTTACGCCGGCAGGATATTTTTTTCTTTATAGGATTCGGGTGTCAAAAGGTCATCGATCCTTGATATAACTTTGTACCTTGAAAGCTTAACACGATATTCAAGTTCTACTTCCTTTTTGATATAATGGACTTATCAAAAAGAGGAGGTGGTTTCTATGGCTTTTGTTCCAAACAAGAATCAGCAAATGATACTGACCGACCATCTGTTTCATCTGACAGAACACGAACAGCGTTTTCTGGATCAATCATGGGCAAAAACTTTCGCTGACCATGTGTTTCCGGCGATTGATGAAAATATTTTTTCCGTACTTTATAGTGACAAGGCTTCACGTCCGAACACCCCTGTAAATGTCATTGTGGGAGCTTTGATCCTAAAAGAAGCACTCGGTGATACAGATGAGGAACTGGTTCAGGCACTCATGTTTGATATCCACTACCAGTATGCACTCCACACTACAAGTTTTCAAGAACAGCCGTTAAGTGACCGGACTCTGAGCAGATTTCGTGCCAGATGCCTTGCTTATGAAACCGAAACAGAAATCGATCTGGTCCATGAGTGTGTAACAAAATTGGCGAAAGAAGTCTCAGAATTCATGGGAATCACGCCAAATATGCAGCGGATGGACAGTTTTATGATCGCAGCCAGTATTCGAAATCTTGCAATGCTGGAACTCTTTTAAACCTGTGTAGCCAATCTTGTAAAGATCATGAAAGCGCGGGATACAAAACTGCCGGAAACTGTGCAGCATTACACAGAAAAAGATGACGGCAATCGTTTTGTCTATCACCAGAAGGATCTGGATGCCACACAGAAGACGGTCCTGGTCATGAAGGATGCCGAAATACTAGTTGGGATTTGTGACAGCACTGGAGATTTTGATGACACAAGTGAATACCAGCTTTTGATTCGTCTGCTGAAGGAGCGCACGATTCTGGGGGATGATGGTGTTCGGAGACTTCGAAAAAAGAAGAAGTTGAAGAACCATCCAAAGTCCTGCTGAATCCTTCGGATCCCGAAGCTACTTTCCGCAAAAAAGCAGGAGCAAAGCATTTGGGCTATGTCGGAAATATAACAGAGAGTGTTGGTGAAACTGGAAGCCTGGTCACGGATTACGCATATGAACAGAACATATACAGTGATAACCAGTTTTTAAAAGATCATTTGGAAGCACAAACGGTTTACGAAGAACCGGCGGTCTTAGTTGCGGATGGCGCATACAACGGCGAACGAAATGTTTCGAAAGCAAAAGAGCATAACATCCGGCTTGTGACCACAAATTTTACAGGATATAAACCTTCGGATGTATTCGCCGGATTCATCTTTGATGAAACCGGTCAGACACTGCTGGAGTGTGCCAATCATAAAAAGCCGATTCGCACATATTACGACGAACACAATGACAGATGCAAACAGTTTAGGGAAACATGCGCCAAAAACAAAAGCGGCATAAAAGTGAAACAAGAATCTCTCTCAATGCAACCGTACATATCTGTTTCTGATCTTAAAAAAGTCAAATCGTGTAAAATTTTCAAAGTACAAATAAAAATCAAGTTAATTTTAATGGATCTTTTGACACCCTAATCTTTATAGGAAAGTTCGATTTTTATCGAATTCCTGAATGAAAAAAGCCTGTACAAAGGTAGGCATGAGAATAAGACAACATTGTTTAGAAGATACAAAAGCCTTTTACACCGGCCTCATCGGCAAATAAATCGTCTTCGTTTAAGAAATAATCCATATCCGGAAGTTCATCCTCGCTCATATTGCGAATGTCCTTAGATGTCAGTCCTTCCGGGGGATTATCGGTGTATCTTTTGGGTAATTCCTCGATATCAGGTTTCATTGTACAGCTCCTCCTTTTAGAGGATCATATCACAGACAGACGTTATGCAGAAGAACGCTTTCCGAGAGATTTGGGCATTGCTTTCTCATAGAGTTCTTCGAGGGATACGCTGTTGTGATTATAATAAAGTTCCAAAATCAACATCGTATGTCCGCGATCAGGACATTGAAGTTTTGAATCGATCTTTTTGTGTCTTGCATAAAGACCACCATATCGCATCTCGCCGTCATATTGATCAATGCGAGAAGTGGAGATGACAGGATGTCCGA
Coding sequences within:
- a CDS encoding N-acetylmuramoyl-L-alanine amidase, coding for MAGVILDAGHGGFDNGAQFNGRREKDDTLRLTLAVGEALRERGVPVQYTRQTDIYQSPTEKARIGNESGADFFVSIHRNSSPLPNTYSGVETLVYNDSGIKAEMARNVNRRLSEVGFNDLGVKERPGLAVLRRTNIPAILIEVGFINTEKDNELFDSRFNDIANAIADGIVDTIGSGQQELASTYRVQIGLFRNLSNAQYALNEALSQGFDGEIVYQEPFYAVQLGEFKTLDEAVQLENELKRRGYDTLVIKK
- a CDS encoding DUF3784 domain-containing protein, with the translated sequence MIVIIILTVVFAIMGIVFAFGKGGYLIAGYNTASNEDKAKYDEKRLNRCFSVFCFGVAIVIGITGYIDTEAFAVRVGLPCILILLLLVFVASGTYCRRNKQ
- a CDS encoding glutamine synthetase III family protein, whose protein sequence is MSEKRSVSEMFGCNVFNDCVMRERLPKAVYKDLKKTIEEGTDLNPEIADVVANEMKEWALEKGATHFTHWFQPMTGVTAEKHDAFITPTEDGKVLLEFSGKELIKGEPDASSFPSGGLRATFEARGYTAWDCTSPAFIKETPDSTILCIPTAFCSYTGEALDKKTPLLRSMQALDIQATRLLHLLGKKNVKNVNTSVGPEQEYFLVDKEKYLQRKDLIFTGRTLFGAMPPKGQEMDDHYFGIIRERIGKFMKELNEESWKLGITAKTQHNEVAPAQHELAPIYASNNIATDHNQLLMETMRRVAERQGLKCLLHEKPFKGINGSGKHNNWSLVTNTGKNLLEPGETPHDNQQFLLILSAIIKAVDEHADLLRMAASTPGNDHRLGANEAPPAIISIFLGEQLEDVVKQLVTRGEATRSKHGDKLASGVHTLPDFEKDATDRNRTSPFAFTGNKFEFRMVGSTQSISDPNVVLNTIVADALAEVCDELEKVDGDLQDVMMEAHEITKRMLTDHQRVIFNGDGYSDAWVKEAERRGLPNIKSMVEAIPALIQDKSVKMFEKFGVFTKAELESRVEILYEQYAQTINIEALATLDIAKKQIVPAVMKYQKTLADSVAVLKQTGLDTTVQESLLNDITENLKKLYAAIGVLETETDKAQSMEDAAEQSCYYHDVVFACMDSVREPADKLEMLVAKEDWPMPSYGDLIFEV
- a CDS encoding transposase; protein product: MAFVPNKNQQMILTDHLFHLTEHEQRFLDQSWAKTFADHVFPAIDENIFSVLYSDKASRPNTPVNVIVGALILKEALGDTDEELVQALMFDIHYQYALHTTSFQEQPLSDRTLSRFRARCLAYETETEIDLVHECVTKLAKEVSEFMGITPNMQRMDSFMIAASIRNLAMLELF
- a CDS encoding polysaccharide deacetylase family protein, which produces MDRLNKKKLITGFICIIVLGLSLLGGGNAALSVWNQNVRILNPSDNKELPIYCVDTKKKEISLTFDTAWGNEDIDQILKLLKKENVKASFFFSGDWVQRFPGDVKKIAKAGHDIGNHGDNHKYMTKLSSDEQKKEILGAHSKVQAVTGEQMVLFRPPYGDYDETVVKTARELNYEVIQWSVDSLDWKDISKQDIIKRVCDNKKMENGAIILMHTGTVYTKQALPVIIQRLKSEGYRFVPVSQMILTKNFYIDPEGKQRRK
- a CDS encoding alpha/beta fold hydrolase, which translates into the protein MRSTDGIKISVYDYNPFGEETVVLIHGWPLSHLMYEYQIELLCQCGYRVVTLDLRGFGNSDTPCFGYSYDQMSQDIFQVVRRLKLKNFTLVGFSMGGAIVLRYMRRFKSFGVKKLILLAAAAPSWTKRKDFPYGLTREYVNELIELAETDRPQLCYNFSHEQLFASPQSDPAINWFEQIALSASGLGTIQAAVSLRDEDGREDLKTVHVPTWIIHGKKDVVVSNDLVRIQQESICDSKLIQLDDSGHGIVYDQLELFNKYFMKAIRA
- the mgtE gene encoding magnesium transporter, giving the protein MRDQNIRALLTGREYPALKVVLNSMNNVDLASLLENFTEKEYTILFRLIQKEKAAEVFTEMSSHMQETLINAFTRTEIKELFDDMYMDDTVDIIEEMPANVVEQILDVTDKETRQTINRLLKYPEDSAGSIMTVEYIDLKKDMTVEQALKKIKRVGIDQETIYTCYVIEQKKLLGIVTAKSLLLNEEHVLIQDIMETNLIYVNTHEDKENVSKLFHKYGLLAIPVVDCEHCMVGIVTFDDAMEVWQDEVEEDMSIMAAMQPNEDSYFGTSVLSHARHRILWLLVLMLSATITGAIITKYEDAFQTLPLLVSFIPMLMDTGGNCGSQSSTLIIRGIAVDEIRFHDFFKVVFKEFRVAILVGFVLAAVNGLRIMLMYHSLRMAVLIGLSLIATIILAKIVGCCLPLLAKKIGLDPAIMAAPLITTLVDTCSILIYFNIATHLFSL